Proteins encoded together in one Mannheimia haemolytica window:
- the mlc gene encoding Making large colonies protein → MFSDNKTLHLGKIYHLIEQFELISRTDLAKLSGLAPASVTNLTKILIDNHFILERTVQTTLSRGRPSVGLAVSNFFWQLLCVTVSPHKIEISLCKLNGAEIYKQDYTISAENYPRLNDFILNFITNFHQLYCVNTSQLLAVSISVIGKINAEKDSITQLGNKNIFCNITSELSSLFHCPILLSEHFQLWLLAESTVGSLINQDNAIFLQLDDTVNLSVLLSGSLLSKQSKMNVDNMLMPRFSHLSDEIFPELDEIHRYKLVNQVTFPALVKLIDRYLPNTLKSQEQKISWLCQKIDENQPLALAILAHITDNVAYALMNLVNIFSSEKIMLNSPLIKIKEPLFTQISEKLHKNLLQTNLKIDLVTSQYNWNSPLIACSAIKQGIYDGNLIKDRIN, encoded by the coding sequence ATGTTTTCTGATAACAAGACCCTTCATTTGGGTAAAATCTACCATTTAATTGAACAATTTGAACTCATTTCAAGAACAGATTTAGCTAAGCTATCGGGATTAGCCCCAGCTTCAGTAACAAATCTGACTAAAATACTAATAGATAACCACTTTATTCTAGAACGCACGGTTCAGACTACCTTATCTAGAGGTCGTCCCTCCGTTGGGCTGGCTGTTTCTAATTTTTTTTGGCAACTACTTTGTGTGACTGTTTCACCTCATAAAATTGAAATTTCACTTTGTAAACTCAATGGAGCAGAAATTTATAAGCAAGATTATACAATCTCAGCAGAAAATTACCCTAGGCTAAATGATTTTATTCTTAACTTTATTACAAATTTCCACCAACTATATTGTGTCAATACTAGTCAGCTCCTGGCTGTATCTATTAGTGTGATCGGTAAAATTAATGCAGAAAAAGACAGCATTACTCAATTGGGCAACAAAAATATATTCTGTAACATTACATCTGAACTCTCGTCACTGTTTCATTGCCCTATTTTATTAAGTGAACATTTTCAGCTGTGGTTGCTTGCAGAATCCACTGTTGGTTCATTAATTAACCAAGATAATGCCATTTTTCTACAATTAGATGATACCGTGAATCTAAGTGTATTACTTAGCGGTAGTTTGCTGTCTAAACAATCAAAGATGAATGTTGATAATATGCTTATGCCTAGATTTAGCCATCTCAGCGATGAAATATTCCCTGAACTAGATGAAATTCATCGCTATAAATTAGTCAATCAGGTAACCTTTCCTGCGCTTGTGAAGCTCATTGATCGTTATTTACCCAATACTTTAAAAAGTCAGGAACAAAAAATCAGCTGGCTCTGTCAAAAAATTGATGAAAATCAACCGCTTGCATTAGCAATTTTAGCGCATATTACCGACAATGTAGCCTACGCATTAATGAATTTAGTTAATATATTCTCTAGTGAAAAAATTATGCTAAACTCGCCATTGATCAAAATAAAAGAGCCGTTATTTACGCAAATTTCAGAAAAATTGCATAAAAATTTGTTACAAACAAACCTAAAAATCGATTTAGTTACCAGCCAATACAATTGGAATAGTCCATTAATTGCCTGTTCAGCAATAAAACAAGGAATTTATGACGGAAATTTGATCAAAGACAGAATAAATTGA
- the bioD1 gene encoding ATP-dependent dethiobiotin synthetase BioD 1 — protein MPSLFITGTDTNVGKTVVTRAIIQTLTKHSFPVIGYKPIACGGDDSLPTEPTQYDYATEDNSDVLTILDSCPTNISYRDINSYTFIHSSTPVFAALDAVHHIQLEKLNADLKRLENAYPNVVVEGTYGWLTPINKDYYFADWVMQNNMPVVLVVGIKEGCVNHALLTANEILQRGVKLVGWVANRVNPGLRHYHELIELLTQKINAPLLGQIPYMGHPEHKELSSYIQNPEPLLAYFSKP, from the coding sequence ATGCCCTCATTATTTATTACGGGAACAGATACCAACGTAGGGAAAACTGTGGTTACCCGAGCTATCATACAGACACTTACAAAGCATAGTTTTCCTGTAATTGGCTATAAGCCCATTGCTTGCGGCGGTGATGATTCATTACCCACAGAACCCACTCAATATGATTACGCTACTGAAGATAATTCGGATGTATTAACCATACTAGATAGCTGCCCAACCAATATCAGCTATCGCGATATTAATAGCTATACTTTTATTCATTCCAGTACCCCCGTATTTGCAGCTTTAGATGCAGTTCATCATATTCAACTGGAAAAATTAAATGCAGATTTAAAACGACTGGAAAATGCTTATCCAAATGTTGTCGTAGAAGGAACCTATGGATGGCTAACACCTATTAATAAGGATTACTATTTTGCTGATTGGGTAATGCAAAACAATATGCCGGTTGTTTTAGTGGTGGGAATTAAGGAAGGTTGTGTTAACCATGCACTACTCACTGCGAATGAAATTTTGCAGCGTGGAGTAAAATTAGTAGGCTGGGTCGCAAACAGAGTAAATCCTGGGCTACGGCATTATCACGAATTAATTGAATTACTGACACAAAAAATTAATGCGCCTTTACTTGGGCAAATTCCCTATATGGGGCATCCAGAGCATAAAGAACTTTCTTCTTATATTCAAAACCCAGAACCATTGCTAGCCTATTTCAGTAAACCATAG
- the arfA gene encoding Alternative ribosome-rescue factor A — protein MSKQKNDYLHQRGQIKESAVKALVTDPLFRQRVERNRKGKGSYRRQEKHKRTLYGQKETPFKNIRLESF, from the coding sequence ATGAGTAAGCAAAAGAATGATTACCTCCACCAGAGAGGTCAAATTAAAGAAAGTGCAGTAAAAGCATTAGTGACTGATCCACTTTTTAGACAGCGTGTAGAAAGAAATCGCAAAGGGAAAGGGAGTTATCGCAGACAAGAAAAACACAAAAGAACTCTCTATGGGCAAAAAGAAACCCCATTTAAAAATATTCGGTTAGAGTCTTTTTAA
- the rebM gene encoding Rebeccamycin O-methyltransferase, with protein sequence MKKEEVGHHFLARLGKTRLRPGGKLATDWLIANGDFDKNKKVLEVACNMGTTAIQLAQQFECQIVGIDLDEDALEKARKNIKENHVEHLIQVQRANATKLPFEDESFDIVINEAMLTMLPLEAKEKAIREYFRVLKPNGFLLTHDIVIHSEDTAPLLAELRDAIKITVSPLSKADWKSLFQRCGFRNVDTFSGEMSLLSPKGLIHDEGVLGAMKIIGNALKPENRETFNKMYKLFNDPDKKLGFIAVCSQK encoded by the coding sequence ATGAAAAAAGAAGAAGTTGGTCATCATTTTTTAGCTCGTTTAGGCAAAACTCGTTTACGCCCGGGTGGTAAATTAGCAACCGATTGGTTAATTGCAAACGGGGATTTTGATAAAAATAAAAAAGTGCTCGAAGTTGCCTGCAACATGGGGACTACTGCAATCCAATTAGCTCAACAATTTGAATGCCAAATTGTTGGTATTGATTTAGACGAAGATGCGCTTGAAAAAGCACGTAAAAATATTAAAGAAAACCATGTTGAGCACTTAATTCAAGTACAGCGCGCCAACGCAACAAAACTGCCATTTGAAGACGAAAGTTTTGATATTGTGATTAACGAAGCCATGCTAACAATGCTTCCTCTAGAAGCGAAAGAAAAGGCAATACGTGAATATTTTCGTGTATTAAAACCAAACGGTTTTTTATTAACGCACGATATTGTTATCCATAGTGAAGACACTGCTCCCTTGTTAGCTGAATTACGTGATGCTATTAAAATCACTGTATCCCCTCTCTCTAAAGCAGACTGGAAATCATTATTCCAACGTTGTGGTTTCCGTAATGTCGATACCTTTTCCGGAGAAATGTCCCTGCTTTCCCCTAAAGGTCTGATTCATGATGAAGGTGTTTTAGGTGCTATGAAAATTATCGGCAATGCATTAAAGCCGGAAAATCGCGAAACCTTTAATAAAATGTACAAACTGTTTAATGATCCGGACAAAAAGCTAGGGTTCATTGCAGTCTGTAGCCAGAAATAA
- the yhhT_2 gene encoding pheromone autoinducer 2 transporter: MFQMLQDWYRKKFTDPQIVVLLSILLIGFGIIYFFSDLLMPLLVALVFAYLLEWPIRFLSSKLKLPRTLSVILVLGGFIALLSFLGVVLLPSLWNQAVTFIQDLPSMFNLLNAWLQALPEHYPELVDYATLDSIVNTAKSNILRMGESLLTLSINSIISLVGLGIYTFLVPLMVFFLLKDKTVLMRSFSKILPQNRRLATRVWFEMQQQIANYIRGKFLEILIVGVVTYIIFLFFDLRYPLLLSVAVGISVLVPYIGAVLVSIPVILIALFQFGLSPDFYYLMLAFIISQLLDGNLLVPFLFSEAVNLHPLTIIVAVLIFGGLWGFWGVFFAIPLATLVKAVLQALPSAQSDAIILEK, encoded by the coding sequence ATGTTTCAAATGTTGCAAGATTGGTATCGAAAAAAATTTACCGACCCCCAAATAGTTGTGCTGCTTAGTATTCTATTGATCGGTTTCGGCATTATCTATTTTTTTAGCGATCTACTTATGCCCCTTCTGGTTGCACTTGTATTTGCCTATTTATTGGAATGGCCAATCCGTTTTTTGTCGAGCAAACTCAAATTACCTCGTACTTTGAGTGTCATTCTAGTGTTAGGAGGTTTCATCGCTTTATTGTCTTTTTTAGGCGTAGTGCTATTACCAAGCCTTTGGAATCAAGCAGTTACCTTTATTCAAGATTTACCTTCGATGTTTAATCTGCTCAATGCTTGGTTACAAGCCCTACCGGAGCATTACCCTGAATTAGTAGATTATGCGACCCTAGATTCCATTGTGAATACCGCTAAAAGTAATATTTTACGTATGGGAGAATCACTTCTAACACTCTCGATCAACTCTATAATCAGCTTAGTTGGCTTAGGCATTTACACCTTCTTAGTCCCACTCATGGTCTTTTTCTTACTGAAAGATAAAACCGTTTTAATGCGTTCTTTTAGTAAAATATTACCGCAAAACCGCCGACTTGCAACACGAGTATGGTTTGAAATGCAACAACAAATTGCCAACTATATTCGAGGAAAATTTTTAGAAATTCTAATTGTTGGGGTTGTCACTTATATTATTTTCCTCTTTTTTGATTTGCGCTATCCGTTACTACTTTCTGTAGCGGTAGGGATTTCAGTGTTAGTTCCCTACATCGGTGCAGTTTTAGTCAGTATTCCGGTAATATTAATTGCGCTATTCCAGTTCGGGTTATCACCGGATTTCTACTATTTAATGCTTGCTTTTATTATTAGCCAGTTGCTAGACGGAAATTTACTTGTCCCCTTCTTATTTTCTGAGGCAGTTAATCTACATCCGCTGACAATTATTGTCGCAGTGCTGATCTTCGGCGGTTTATGGGGCTTCTGGGGGGTGTTTTTTGCGATTCCTTTAGCGACTTTGGTTAAAGCTGTATTACAAGCATTGCCTTCAGCCCAGTCAGATGCCATTATTTTAGAAAAATAA
- a CDS encoding LPPG:FO 2-phospho-L-lactate transferase — MENTDIIPFKPTRHHYLNQLNAVVALGGGHGLGRLLSALSFLKERLTGIVATTDNGGSTGRIRSQQGVIAWGDLRNCLNQIIVKPTIASRLFEYRFAGTGELAGHNLGNLILTALENMQIRPLEGINLVRELLHVRSQLIPMSETPVHLIAQLHSGESVFGEVQIDSLAETPQHLALDTIVVATPEAISAIQSAELILLGPGSFFTSIMPNLLVSELAQAITKSQAKVIFIDNIGQEHGPAGQLSLNQRIEWMENCIGQARINAVITTDDEGSELPEHIQILRKNLSANDVYYRHDRNKLSKAIDELLAQNI; from the coding sequence ATGGAAAATACAGATATTATTCCTTTTAAACCTACCCGACATCACTATTTAAACCAACTCAATGCAGTTGTTGCACTAGGTGGGGGCCACGGCTTAGGTCGATTGCTCTCCGCGCTCTCTTTTTTAAAGGAACGGCTTACCGGCATTGTTGCCACTACCGATAATGGAGGCTCAACCGGTAGAATACGTTCACAACAAGGGGTGATTGCTTGGGGAGATTTACGCAACTGTTTAAATCAAATTATCGTTAAACCAACGATAGCTTCTCGGTTGTTTGAGTATCGTTTTGCTGGCACAGGCGAACTCGCTGGACATAATCTAGGCAATTTAATTCTCACCGCCCTTGAAAATATGCAAATCCGACCGCTAGAAGGGATTAATTTGGTGCGAGAATTATTGCACGTAAGATCGCAACTTATCCCAATGTCTGAAACACCGGTGCATTTAATTGCACAGTTGCATTCAGGCGAATCAGTATTTGGTGAAGTGCAAATTGATTCTTTAGCAGAAACACCACAACATTTAGCGTTAGATACTATAGTTGTTGCTACACCGGAAGCCATTTCAGCTATTCAAAGTGCTGAGTTAATACTGCTAGGCCCAGGTAGCTTTTTTACCAGTATTATGCCGAATTTATTAGTTTCCGAACTGGCACAAGCGATTACCAAAAGCCAAGCTAAAGTCATTTTTATTGATAATATCGGACAAGAACATGGTCCAGCTGGGCAACTATCACTTAATCAGCGAATTGAATGGATGGAGAACTGTATCGGACAGGCTAGAATTAATGCGGTAATTACGACTGATGATGAAGGTTCTGAACTTCCCGAACATATTCAAATCTTGCGAAAAAACTTATCTGCGAATGACGTTTATTACCGACACGATCGCAATAAATTAAGTAAAGCAATTGATGAACTACTCGCTCAGAACATATAA
- the topA_1 gene encoding DNA topoisomerase 1, translating into MGKSLVIVESPAKAKKINQYLGSNYVVKSSVGHIRDLPKSGSDEKTEKAKPISTKGMSAEQKAKIKAEKERVALVKRMGIDPYNGWKANYQIMPDKEKVVSELKSLAKKADHIYLATDLDREGEAIAWHLREIIGGDDSRFSRVVFNEITKDAIKKAFDDPQPLNIDRVNSQQTRRFLDRVVGFMVSPLLWKKVARGLSAGRVQSVAVKLLVEREREIKAFQSEEFWTILANTQINRKKLPLELTTYKGKKFSASNEAEANVAVRALEQSDFIVSNIEAKETSSRASAPFITSSLQRAASTRLGFGVKKTMMLAQRLYEAGYITYMRTDSTNLSREALAMARGYIQENFGANYLPEKANVYRSKDNAQEAHEAIRPSDVNVKMADLKAMDKDAERLYDLIWRRFLACQMLPARYDSTAVTVSAGDYELKANGRVMRFDGWTKVLPVQGKNPEDQELPAVELHQKLTLDEVLPSQHFTKPPARFNEASLVAELEERKIGRPSTYASIISTIQERGYVRTENKRFYVEKIGEVVTDRLNESFKDLMNYDFTANMEEVLDQIAEGNKNWKEELNTFFKHFSEELSQAELDELEGGMKPNSLVPTDIDCPTCGRKMAIRTASTGVFLGCTGYALPPKERCKTTMNLIPEAEFLNVLDVDSEAKALMARKRCPKCDSAMDSYVIDAERKLHVCGNNPNCDGHIIEQGSFKIKGYDGPVVECDKCGSDMHLKLGRFGKYMGCTNCDNTRKILKNGEVAPPKEDPIAFPELKCEKADAYFVLRDGASGVFMSAHNFPKVRESRAPKVAELAQYRERLPEKLQYLADAPQQDPEGNEAIIRFSRKEKRQYVTSEKNGKATKWIVDYLDGKWVERKK; encoded by the coding sequence ATGGGAAAATCACTAGTTATTGTGGAGTCTCCGGCTAAGGCAAAAAAAATTAACCAATATCTTGGTAGTAATTATGTGGTGAAATCGAGTGTGGGGCATATTCGAGATTTGCCGAAAAGCGGTAGTGATGAAAAAACGGAAAAAGCAAAGCCAATTTCAACTAAAGGAATGAGTGCTGAGCAAAAAGCGAAAATTAAGGCAGAAAAAGAACGTGTTGCGCTAGTTAAGCGTATGGGAATCGACCCATATAACGGCTGGAAAGCAAATTATCAGATTATGCCAGATAAAGAGAAAGTGGTTTCTGAGCTAAAATCGTTGGCAAAAAAAGCGGATCATATCTATCTGGCAACCGACTTGGATAGAGAGGGAGAAGCGATTGCGTGGCATTTGCGTGAAATCATCGGTGGTGATGACAGCCGTTTTAGCCGAGTGGTATTTAATGAAATCACCAAAGATGCGATCAAAAAAGCCTTTGATGATCCGCAGCCGCTCAATATTGATCGTGTAAATTCCCAGCAAACCCGCCGCTTTTTAGACCGTGTGGTGGGCTTTATGGTGTCGCCGTTATTATGGAAAAAAGTCGCTCGTGGTTTATCGGCAGGGCGTGTGCAATCGGTAGCCGTAAAATTACTGGTTGAGCGTGAGCGTGAAATCAAGGCGTTCCAAAGCGAGGAGTTTTGGACTATTCTTGCCAATACGCAAATTAATCGTAAAAAACTACCGCTTGAATTAACCACTTATAAAGGTAAAAAATTCTCGGCAAGCAATGAGGCTGAAGCAAATGTTGCAGTGCGTGCGTTGGAGCAGAGCGATTTTATTGTTTCTAATATTGAAGCCAAAGAAACCAGCTCTCGTGCTTCAGCACCTTTTATTACTTCATCGTTACAACGTGCCGCCAGCACCCGTTTAGGCTTTGGAGTGAAAAAGACGATGATGTTAGCTCAACGGTTGTATGAAGCGGGTTACATCACCTATATGCGTACCGATTCAACCAACCTTAGCCGTGAGGCATTGGCAATGGCTCGAGGCTATATTCAAGAGAACTTCGGGGCAAATTATTTGCCGGAAAAAGCAAATGTGTATCGCAGTAAAGATAATGCCCAAGAAGCTCACGAAGCTATTCGTCCGTCGGATGTGAATGTCAAAATGGCAGACTTAAAAGCAATGGATAAAGATGCCGAGCGTTTATACGATTTGATTTGGCGTCGTTTCTTGGCGTGTCAAATGTTACCTGCTCGTTATGATTCTACCGCAGTAACAGTGTCTGCCGGAGACTATGAGCTAAAAGCAAACGGGCGTGTGATGCGTTTTGACGGCTGGACGAAAGTGCTACCGGTGCAAGGCAAAAATCCGGAAGATCAGGAGTTACCAGCGGTTGAACTGCATCAAAAATTGACGCTTGATGAAGTTTTGCCAAGTCAGCATTTTACTAAACCGCCTGCACGTTTTAATGAGGCGTCTTTGGTTGCTGAGTTAGAAGAGCGAAAAATTGGTCGCCCTTCAACCTATGCTTCAATTATTTCGACGATTCAAGAGCGTGGCTATGTGCGTACCGAAAACAAACGTTTTTATGTGGAAAAAATTGGTGAGGTAGTGACTGATCGTCTCAATGAATCGTTCAAAGATTTAATGAATTATGATTTTACAGCCAATATGGAAGAGGTGCTCGACCAAATTGCAGAAGGCAATAAAAATTGGAAAGAAGAGTTGAATACCTTCTTCAAACATTTCTCTGAAGAGCTGAGCCAAGCTGAATTAGATGAGCTGGAAGGCGGGATGAAACCAAACAGCCTTGTGCCAACCGATATTGATTGCCCGACTTGTGGGCGAAAGATGGCAATTCGTACTGCCTCCACTGGAGTATTTTTAGGTTGTACCGGTTATGCTTTACCACCAAAAGAGCGTTGCAAAACGACAATGAATTTAATTCCTGAGGCTGAATTTTTAAATGTGCTAGATGTTGATTCTGAAGCAAAGGCCTTGATGGCTCGTAAGCGTTGCCCGAAATGCGATTCTGCAATGGATAGTTATGTGATTGATGCTGAACGTAAATTACACGTTTGTGGTAATAATCCAAATTGTGATGGTCATATTATTGAGCAAGGTTCATTCAAAATTAAAGGCTATGACGGGCCGGTGGTGGAATGCGATAAATGTGGTTCAGATATGCACTTAAAACTTGGGCGTTTTGGTAAATATATGGGCTGTACAAATTGCGATAACACCCGTAAAATTCTGAAAAATGGGGAAGTTGCTCCGCCAAAAGAAGATCCTATTGCTTTCCCGGAATTAAAATGTGAAAAAGCTGATGCCTATTTTGTATTAAGAGACGGAGCAAGCGGTGTCTTTATGTCGGCTCATAACTTCCCGAAAGTGCGTGAAAGCCGTGCGCCCAAAGTAGCAGAACTGGCACAATATCGTGAACGTTTACCGGAGAAATTGCAGTATCTTGCCGATGCTCCGCAGCAAGATCCGGAAGGAAATGAGGCTATTATCCGTTTTAGTCGTAAAGAGAAACGTCAATATGTGACTTCTGAGAAAAACGGCAAAGCCACCAAATGGATTGTTGATTATCTAGATGGTAAATGGGTTGAGCGTAAGAAATAA
- the dmlR_2 gene encoding D-malate degradation protein R, producing the protein MDKLNAISLFCKVIETQSFTQAAQQAQISLPMASKLVAQLEEHLNVRLLQRTTRKITPTEAGLLYYQQCLPILNELKEADASVSNINSTLQGKITMSVPMDFGSRFIAPYLGKFMEDYPNLALHIEFSDRRVDVIAEGFDLVLRIGSLADSSIVAKKIADSHLVLVASPDYLARFGEPKSLEALVERDCLLYEYHPQWQFSQQGQKMQIKPQGKIYSNNGYALVQMAKAGLGIINIPKFLIKHELKNGELIPIMPFLTQEPLQISLLYPNRRYLSPKVRILIDFFSQLMQEQKEYI; encoded by the coding sequence ATGGATAAACTAAACGCAATCAGTTTATTTTGTAAAGTAATTGAAACCCAAAGTTTCACTCAAGCAGCACAACAAGCTCAAATTTCGTTACCAATGGCAAGTAAATTAGTGGCTCAGTTAGAAGAACATCTCAATGTGCGTTTACTACAACGAACCACTCGAAAAATCACACCAACTGAGGCAGGACTGCTCTACTATCAGCAATGCTTGCCTATTTTAAATGAACTAAAAGAGGCTGATGCCAGCGTAAGTAATATTAACTCAACACTACAAGGGAAAATAACAATGTCTGTACCAATGGATTTTGGCTCTCGCTTCATTGCCCCTTACCTTGGGAAATTTATGGAAGATTACCCTAATTTAGCCCTTCATATTGAATTTAGCGACCGTCGGGTAGATGTGATTGCAGAAGGCTTTGATTTGGTGCTGCGTATTGGTAGCCTTGCAGATAGTTCCATTGTGGCGAAAAAAATTGCAGATTCCCATTTGGTTTTAGTTGCTTCTCCAGATTATTTAGCTCGATTTGGCGAACCTAAAAGCTTAGAAGCATTAGTGGAACGAGACTGCCTACTCTATGAATACCATCCTCAATGGCAATTTTCTCAACAAGGACAAAAAATGCAAATTAAACCACAAGGTAAAATTTACAGTAACAATGGTTATGCGTTAGTACAAATGGCAAAAGCTGGTTTGGGCATCATTAACATTCCAAAGTTTTTAATAAAACACGAGCTAAAAAACGGAGAGTTGATTCCTATTATGCCTTTTTTGACACAAGAACCTTTACAAATCAGCTTACTCTATCCAAACCGTCGTTATCTCTCTCCTAAAGTGCGAATCCTAATTGATTTTTTCTCACAACTGATGCAAGAGCAAAAAGAGTATATTTAA
- a CDS encoding Transglycosylase associated protein → MGWIAAIIVGAIIGWIASAVMKSEGGLCKNIIIGIVGSSLGRWVFGDVLGIGSAYSAGDFNIVGIFFGVLGAALLIFILRKLSIIN, encoded by the coding sequence ATGGGATGGATTGCTGCAATTATTGTTGGCGCTATAATTGGTTGGATAGCTTCGGCTGTAATGAAAAGTGAAGGCGGACTTTGCAAAAATATTATTATTGGTATTGTTGGTTCATCACTTGGACGCTGGGTATTTGGTGATGTATTAGGTATTGGTTCCGCTTATAGTGCTGGAGACTTTAATATAGTCGGTATCTTTTTTGGTGTATTAGGTGCAGCTCTTTTGATTTTCATTTTGAGAAAATTAAGCATAATTAACTAA
- a CDS encoding ABC-type uncharacterized transport system, periplasmic component, protein MKFHKTLLVTLLSSLSVAALAQDKIQNVAITAIVEHPALDSIRKGVVEELAREGFVDGKNIKIDYQSAQGSTATAAQIARKFVGDKADIIIPITTPSAQPVVAATRSIPIVFSGVTDPVAAKLVKSWEPSGTNVTGISDHKSIAPQVKLIQTLVPDLKAVGYVYSAGEVNSAIVLDELKQEAQKQSFTIVPVAVQRSADIGTAARSLNGKVQAIYISEDNAVVSAYEALHKAALEAKIPVIAADRDTVQRGAVAAYAVNQYDIGVATGKVAARVLKGEKAGTIPTQEVSKLELSINTKTAKELGITIPEVLIKEAKQTF, encoded by the coding sequence ATGAAATTCCATAAAACCTTATTAGTGACGTTGTTAAGTTCACTTTCTGTAGCGGCATTAGCTCAAGATAAAATTCAAAATGTAGCAATTACGGCGATTGTTGAACACCCAGCATTAGATTCAATTCGTAAAGGTGTGGTTGAAGAATTAGCCCGAGAAGGGTTTGTTGATGGTAAAAACATTAAGATCGACTATCAGTCTGCACAGGGTAGTACCGCCACTGCAGCACAAATTGCGCGTAAATTTGTTGGGGATAAAGCAGATATTATTATCCCGATTACGACACCTTCGGCACAACCTGTCGTTGCTGCAACACGTTCTATTCCAATTGTGTTTTCAGGCGTAACTGATCCGGTTGCTGCAAAATTGGTAAAATCTTGGGAGCCAAGTGGCACTAACGTGACTGGGATTTCAGACCACAAATCGATCGCTCCACAAGTGAAATTAATTCAAACATTAGTACCTGATTTGAAAGCAGTTGGCTATGTTTATAGTGCAGGGGAAGTTAATTCTGCGATTGTGTTAGACGAATTAAAACAAGAGGCTCAAAAACAGAGCTTTACTATAGTGCCGGTTGCTGTTCAACGCAGTGCCGATATTGGCACTGCTGCTCGCAGCCTAAACGGAAAAGTGCAGGCTATTTATATTTCTGAAGATAATGCAGTTGTTTCGGCTTATGAGGCCTTACATAAAGCGGCTTTGGAAGCAAAAATTCCGGTGATTGCTGCTGACCGTGATACAGTACAACGTGGTGCAGTGGCAGCTTATGCGGTTAATCAATATGATATTGGTGTGGCAACCGGTAAAGTTGCTGCTCGTGTATTAAAAGGGGAAAAAGCAGGGACAATTCCAACCCAAGAAGTCAGCAAATTAGAGCTTTCAATTAATACTAAAACGGCAAAAGAATTGGGCATTACTATACCAGAGGTATTAATCAAAGAAGCTAAACAAACTTTTTAG
- the sspB gene encoding Stringent starvation protein B homolog, producing the protein MKPLRPYLYNAYYNWIIDSDSTPYLLVNAEFPDVDVPVEFVKEGKIILNISPRSIGQYIVADEYISFSARFQGMLRDIYIPFGAMVAIYAQETGDGIMFQEEAYYSEEAYQARAEEQPKKLKTKKTSTLKLVK; encoded by the coding sequence ATGAAACCATTAAGACCTTATCTTTATAATGCCTACTATAACTGGATTATTGATAGCGATAGCACGCCTTACTTATTAGTGAATGCGGAATTTCCAGATGTTGATGTGCCGGTAGAGTTTGTCAAAGAAGGGAAGATTATTTTAAATATTTCGCCTCGTTCCATCGGGCAGTATATTGTGGCTGATGAATACATTAGCTTTAGCGCTCGTTTTCAGGGAATGTTAAGAGATATTTATATTCCTTTTGGGGCAATGGTGGCGATTTATGCGCAAGAAACCGGTGATGGTATTATGTTCCAAGAGGAAGCCTATTACAGTGAAGAGGCTTATCAAGCTAGAGCAGAGGAGCAGCCTAAAAAACTCAAGACGAAGAAAACATCTACCTTAAAGTTAGTGAAATAA